Proteins from a genomic interval of Chryseobacterium indologenes:
- a CDS encoding helix-turn-helix transcriptional regulator produces MTFGQQMLFFFSAVGAFNGFLLGIYLLYIKKLKYLPDFFLGLLLLMLSIRVGISVSIYFYPDLPRIIPHLGLSALFFTGPALYYYIKSSFQREEFDQRMCRRMFGLLTLILGAVGLLYLFFPVTWDHYFGTFTYTVWSVFIVLAVYQFYISSRQKNKNNNQFVFPVLLSNVIIFLTYQLISTGWVQIYCAGGSLVFSFVLYANFLILFNKKYQQISTREPHKYSNKKIPDEQANNFTSKLERLMHSEELYKNPNLKLSDLASMMSMSSHQLSQLLNDNLEKSFSIYINEYRIDEACKMIERGSYLKIEEIGYEVGFNSKSTFFSTFKKIKNTTPLLYKQSQIPVEQQFQSSNL; encoded by the coding sequence ATGACTTTCGGACAGCAGATGTTATTTTTCTTCAGTGCAGTAGGAGCTTTCAATGGGTTTTTGCTGGGGATTTATCTGTTGTATATTAAAAAACTAAAATACCTGCCTGATTTTTTTCTCGGCCTTCTTTTACTGATGCTAAGTATCAGAGTTGGGATTTCAGTAAGTATTTATTTCTATCCTGACTTACCGAGAATTATTCCCCACCTTGGATTATCTGCATTATTTTTTACAGGCCCGGCTCTCTATTATTACATTAAGTCTTCTTTTCAGCGGGAAGAATTTGATCAAAGAATGTGTCGGAGGATGTTTGGGCTATTAACCCTTATTTTAGGAGCTGTGGGGCTGCTTTATCTGTTTTTCCCGGTAACCTGGGATCATTATTTCGGTACATTTACTTATACGGTCTGGTCTGTATTTATAGTGTTGGCGGTCTATCAGTTTTATATTTCTTCCCGACAAAAGAACAAAAACAACAACCAGTTTGTTTTCCCTGTTTTACTCAGTAATGTCATTATCTTTTTAACCTATCAGCTGATCTCTACAGGTTGGGTACAAATCTATTGTGCAGGAGGAAGTCTGGTTTTTTCTTTTGTGCTGTATGCCAACTTCCTTATTTTATTCAATAAAAAATATCAGCAGATATCGACAAGAGAGCCTCATAAGTATTCCAATAAAAAAATACCGGACGAACAGGCGAATAATTTTACTTCAAAACTGGAGCGGCTCATGCATTCCGAAGAACTCTATAAAAATCCAAATCTAAAATTAAGTGATCTGGCATCTATGATGAGTATGTCTTCCCATCAGCTTTCTCAACTATTGAATGACAACCTTGAGAAAAGTTTTTCCATCTACATCAATGAATACAGAATTGATGAAGCCTGCAAAATGATTGAAAGAGGTTCGTACCTGAAGATTGAAGAGATTGGCTATGAGGTCGGATTTAATTCAAAATCTACATTTTTCTCAACATTTAAGAAAATTAAAAATACAACCCCTCTTTTATATAAACAATCGCAAATACCCGTTGAACAACAATTCCAGAGTTCAAATTTATAA
- the eno gene encoding phosphopyruvate hydratase: protein MSAISYIEARQILDSRGNPTIEVDVFTENGAMGRAAVPSGASTGEHEAVELRDGGSEYQGKGVLKAVENVKEVIAENLVGQPVFEQNYIDHIMIDLDGTPNKGNLGANAILGVSLAVAKAAAAELGMPLYKYVGGVNANTLPVPMMNVINGGSHSDAPIAFQEFMIMPVKADSFSHALRKGTEIFHNLKSILKGRGLSTAVGDEGGFAPTFNGTEDALDTLLQAIEKAGYKPGDDIMLALDCAASEFYKDGTYDYRKFEGDKGAHRSREEQVSYLAELAAKYPIISIEDGMQEDDWEGWKMLTDKIGDRVQLVGDDLFVTNVDRLSRGVQEGIANSILVKVNQIGSLSETMAAVQMAQNNKFTSVMSHRSGETEDATIADLAVAMNCGQIKTGSASRSDRMAKYNQLLRIEEALGETAIFPGLEAFKIKR from the coding sequence ATGAGTGCAATTTCTTATATAGAAGCAAGACAGATTTTGGATTCCAGAGGTAATCCTACCATTGAAGTAGACGTATTTACAGAAAACGGAGCAATGGGCCGTGCTGCTGTACCTTCAGGAGCATCTACAGGAGAACACGAAGCGGTGGAATTACGTGACGGAGGTTCAGAATACCAGGGAAAAGGAGTTCTGAAAGCTGTTGAAAATGTAAAAGAAGTAATTGCAGAGAATTTAGTAGGACAACCGGTTTTTGAACAAAACTATATCGATCACATTATGATTGATCTTGACGGTACACCAAACAAAGGAAATCTTGGGGCGAATGCCATTTTAGGTGTTTCTCTTGCCGTAGCAAAAGCTGCCGCTGCAGAGCTGGGAATGCCTTTATATAAATATGTAGGAGGCGTAAATGCTAACACACTTCCTGTTCCAATGATGAATGTAATCAACGGGGGATCTCACTCTGATGCTCCAATTGCATTCCAGGAATTTATGATTATGCCGGTAAAAGCAGATTCTTTCTCTCATGCATTGAGAAAAGGAACTGAAATTTTCCACAACTTAAAATCTATTCTAAAAGGAAGAGGCCTTTCTACTGCAGTAGGGGACGAAGGTGGTTTTGCACCAACTTTCAACGGAACTGAAGACGCTCTGGATACTCTGCTTCAGGCAATCGAAAAAGCCGGTTATAAGCCTGGTGACGATATCATGCTGGCATTAGACTGTGCAGCTTCAGAATTCTATAAAGACGGAACTTACGATTACAGAAAATTCGAAGGCGACAAAGGAGCTCACAGATCAAGAGAAGAGCAGGTGTCTTACCTTGCTGAGCTGGCAGCTAAATATCCTATTATTTCTATCGAAGACGGTATGCAGGAAGATGACTGGGAAGGTTGGAAAATGTTAACTGATAAAATCGGTGACAGAGTACAACTGGTAGGTGATGATTTATTTGTAACCAACGTAGACAGACTGTCGAGAGGAGTACAAGAAGGAATTGCCAACTCAATCCTAGTAAAAGTAAACCAGATCGGTTCCCTTTCCGAAACTATGGCTGCTGTACAAATGGCCCAGAACAACAAATTCACTTCGGTAATGTCTCACAGATCAGGAGAAACTGAAGATGCTACGATTGCTGATCTGGCAGTGGCCATGAACTGCGGACAGATCAAAACAGGTTCAGCTTCAAGATCAGACAGAATGGCAAAATACAACCAGCTTTTAAGAATCGAAGAAGCGTTAGGTGAAACTGCTATTTTCCCAGGACTGGAAGCATTTAAAATCAAAAGATAA
- a CDS encoding DUF350 domain-containing protein has product MDNINVLPIINSILYSFLGIAILLICYFTIERLTPEKTWHEIAQNKNIALAIVFGAFIIGISMIISAAIHG; this is encoded by the coding sequence ATGGACAATATTAATGTATTACCTATAATTAACTCGATTCTTTATTCATTTTTGGGAATCGCCATTTTGCTGATTTGTTATTTCACTATTGAAAGGTTAACACCAGAGAAGACATGGCATGAAATTGCCCAGAATAAAAATATAGCATTGGCAATTGTCTTTGGAGCATTTATTATTGGAATTTCAATGATCATAAGCGCTGCAATTCATGGATAA
- a CDS encoding TonB-dependent receptor produces the protein MMIKLWFLLFLLFLTIFGKAQEIVKEKASDSLTESKSSTANIAEVIIKSAPRSIKLSDGNTVVAVSGNKDFKTSTNLLEVLRKTPGVTVDQEEGIFIGGRVTPAIFIDGKPVVMSTQELQAYLRSLTPEVVESIEVNTNPSSKYDAEFKGIIDIKLKKNIHLGWKGNYNGNIYINKFNYRENTLNLSYNISKAVFTMQTSYNDGISNYRYNALQRLANTDVMRTNTKQKENAGVYNVLVGADFTLNDNKRLGINVRGNFWDNDRLRSGSLYTTDKNETQLVFHTTSENPSDYVQNNYGITADYSFQNKGLTINFLGNYLAVKNKQKDDFINRDQPTSDLLSYWKSDLVNKIDIYTTQMDASQKIGNADIEMGIKYSYSDTSNNIRYDTLSAGGQFVFDPDRSNVFSYKEKILAGYLAYRQKFGALQMNAGLRLENTNSISDAVSVDSIVTRNYLEWLPSFSANYTFSKSSEISLSYSRKMTRPIFSQLNPFRFYFSPLNYWIGNPYLQPSFTSQIKATYRYKNWITSFSIGKEKDVMTRYPIYNPETNVLEYLGTNLPYRNFAVLETTFPLKLTKWWNLTTQITGYYNKEFRPYLGDVFALDIYNYDIRLNQVFTLPKGYTVNLFTNYESKSGNSLYMIKPRYTVDLSLQKSWLDNQLNTKIGYNNIFDSYDQSLEFRHKQIMDNKFTHWWDSSRLFISLSYHFGSSVYQVKEFQKTEEEQRTR, from the coding sequence ATGATGATCAAATTATGGTTTCTTTTATTCCTGCTCTTTTTAACCATTTTTGGAAAGGCACAGGAGATTGTAAAAGAAAAAGCTTCGGACTCCCTCACTGAATCAAAGTCTTCAACAGCGAACATCGCAGAGGTTATTATAAAATCTGCTCCGAGGAGTATAAAGCTTAGTGATGGAAATACGGTCGTAGCAGTTTCCGGCAATAAAGACTTTAAGACTTCAACAAATCTTCTTGAAGTGTTGAGAAAAACGCCGGGAGTAACCGTAGACCAGGAAGAGGGCATTTTTATCGGAGGCAGGGTAACTCCTGCTATTTTTATCGATGGTAAACCTGTGGTCATGAGTACTCAGGAACTGCAGGCTTATCTACGGTCTTTAACACCTGAGGTGGTAGAATCAATAGAAGTTAATACCAATCCTTCCTCAAAATATGATGCGGAATTTAAAGGAATCATTGATATTAAATTAAAAAAGAATATCCATCTCGGATGGAAGGGAAATTATAATGGAAATATATATATCAATAAATTCAATTACAGAGAAAATACTTTAAACCTTTCCTATAATATCTCAAAGGCTGTTTTTACGATGCAGACCAGCTATAATGATGGCATTTCTAACTACCGTTATAATGCTTTACAACGATTAGCAAATACCGATGTGATGCGCACAAATACAAAACAAAAAGAAAATGCCGGTGTGTATAATGTTTTGGTAGGTGCAGATTTCACATTAAATGATAATAAGAGATTGGGGATCAATGTAAGAGGCAATTTTTGGGATAATGATCGTCTTCGTTCCGGATCATTATACACTACTGACAAAAATGAAACTCAATTGGTTTTTCATACTACAAGTGAAAACCCTTCAGACTATGTACAGAATAATTATGGTATTACAGCCGATTATTCTTTTCAAAACAAGGGATTAACAATTAATTTTCTCGGAAACTATCTTGCAGTTAAAAACAAACAGAAAGATGACTTTATCAACAGAGATCAACCTACATCTGATCTTTTATCATATTGGAAGTCTGACCTCGTTAATAAGATAGATATCTACACCACACAGATGGATGCATCTCAAAAAATAGGAAATGCAGACATTGAAATGGGAATTAAGTACAGCTATTCAGATACCAGCAACAATATCAGATATGATACTTTATCTGCCGGAGGACAGTTTGTATTCGACCCCGACAGGAGTAATGTATTTTCCTATAAAGAGAAAATATTGGCTGGTTATTTAGCATATAGACAAAAGTTTGGGGCACTTCAGATGAATGCAGGGTTAAGACTTGAGAATACGAACAGCATTTCTGATGCAGTCAGTGTAGATTCTATTGTTACCCGAAACTACTTGGAATGGCTGCCTTCCTTTAGCGCGAATTATACATTCAGTAAATCCAGTGAAATTTCCCTTTCTTACAGCAGAAAAATGACCAGACCTATTTTCTCCCAGCTTAATCCGTTCAGGTTTTATTTTAGCCCTCTGAACTACTGGATAGGAAATCCCTATCTGCAACCTTCTTTCACCAGCCAGATCAAAGCAACCTATCGCTATAAAAACTGGATTACAAGTTTTAGTATAGGAAAAGAGAAAGATGTAATGACGCGTTATCCTATTTATAATCCCGAAACAAATGTTTTAGAATATCTGGGAACCAATTTACCTTACAGGAATTTTGCTGTTTTAGAAACCACTTTCCCGTTGAAACTGACAAAATGGTGGAATCTCACTACCCAGATTACGGGATATTACAATAAAGAATTCAGGCCCTACCTGGGAGACGTCTTTGCACTTGATATTTATAATTATGACATAAGGTTAAACCAGGTTTTTACTTTGCCCAAAGGATATACAGTGAATCTGTTCACAAATTATGAATCAAAATCAGGGAACAGTCTCTACATGATCAAGCCACGGTACACCGTAGACTTGTCACTTCAAAAATCATGGTTAGATAATCAGCTTAATACAAAAATTGGGTATAACAACATCTTTGATTCTTATGACCAAAGCCTGGAGTTCAGGCATAAGCAGATTATGGATAATAAGTTTACGCATTGGTGGGATAGCAGTAGACTATTTATTTCGTTGAGTTATCATTTTGGAAGTTCTGTATATCAGGTAAAAGAATTTCAGAAGACAGAAGAAGAACAAAGGACAAGATAA
- a CDS encoding DUF4178 domain-containing protein, with amino-acid sequence MDHICPVCHTNNNDLAIDFEVKEFVCSYCENLIEVGKSTPKKHIKKPVENVALEIGDKGEIFGTEYWVISIVIKKYGSDTFWREYVLKDKDGNDAFLSESDGHWVFLHQLDTAFKESKFHAEFEGRKYRWYETTPCTTYAATGFFEDKIEFGLTTYKEYVNGTEMISIEQSGNIAQYFKGNHISRTEIKKAFDVKALPYRSGVGIVQPFPYNVRQCINIMSITALLICLLQLYVVTSRSNHTIFEETINFVDVNDKEMVSKSFNLSGGSAPLKINTFSAVDNSWASVIISLVNEKTNEVTYASKDIEKYSGFEDGESWTEGSQNETFNICGVPPGNYHFLVSAEKEGGIIDPFKSGYRPQNGNFSVIQNETGTYFLQNDKDKTIVTYPEKDALEKKYRQEQVYRITCRKLKNLILF; translated from the coding sequence ATGGATCATATTTGCCCCGTTTGTCATACAAACAATAATGATCTTGCCATTGATTTTGAGGTTAAAGAATTTGTTTGTAGTTATTGTGAGAACCTTATTGAAGTAGGAAAGTCTACACCGAAAAAACATATTAAAAAACCTGTGGAAAACGTTGCTCTTGAAATTGGAGACAAAGGTGAAATTTTTGGTACTGAATACTGGGTAATCAGTATTGTCATCAAAAAATATGGTTCAGATACTTTTTGGAGAGAATATGTATTAAAAGATAAAGATGGAAATGATGCCTTTCTTAGTGAGAGTGACGGACATTGGGTTTTCCTTCACCAACTCGATACTGCTTTCAAAGAATCTAAATTCCATGCTGAATTTGAAGGCAGAAAATACAGATGGTATGAAACAACTCCATGCACTACTTATGCAGCAACCGGATTTTTTGAAGATAAAATTGAGTTTGGTCTTACAACATATAAAGAATACGTGAACGGTACAGAAATGATTTCCATAGAACAGTCCGGGAATATAGCCCAATATTTCAAAGGAAATCATATTTCCAGAACTGAGATCAAAAAGGCCTTTGATGTAAAAGCTTTGCCATACCGTTCCGGAGTGGGAATCGTTCAGCCGTTTCCTTATAATGTAAGACAATGTATCAATATTATGAGTATTACAGCACTTCTGATATGCTTATTACAATTATATGTAGTGACATCAAGAAGTAATCATACTATTTTTGAAGAGACGATTAACTTTGTTGATGTTAATGATAAAGAGATGGTAAGCAAAAGTTTTAATCTTTCAGGTGGATCGGCTCCACTAAAGATAAATACTTTTTCAGCAGTGGATAACTCGTGGGCAAGTGTAATTATAAGCCTTGTCAATGAGAAAACTAACGAAGTAACATATGCCTCTAAAGATATTGAGAAATATTCAGGTTTTGAAGATGGTGAAAGTTGGACGGAAGGAAGCCAAAATGAAACCTTTAATATTTGTGGCGTGCCCCCGGGAAATTATCACTTTCTGGTTTCTGCAGAAAAAGAAGGAGGAATCATAGACCCTTTTAAATCCGGTTATCGCCCACAAAATGGAAATTTTTCAGTAATCCAGAATGAAACCGGGACTTACTTTTTACAAAATGATAAAGATAAAACAATTGTTACCTATCCGGAAAAGGATGCTTTAGAAAAGAAATACAGACAAGAACAGGTATACAGAATAACTTGCAGGAAGTTAAAAAACTTGATTCTATTCTGA
- a CDS encoding amidinotransferase yields MQTTDTVLMIEPIAFGYNAETAENNYFQVEQTGSDIQSKALAEFNTFVGKLRSKGINVISIKDTLDPHTPDSIFPNNWVSFHKDGKVVLYPMFASNRRVERRDDIIETIKAQGFEVAEIDDWSFPETQGHFLEGTGSMIFDHDNKIAYGSISLRLDENLFREFCAKYNFTPVVFHSFQTVGAERLPIYHTNVMMCVADKFVVICLDCIDDELEREKVIETIKNSGKEIIEISEEQMQQFAGNMLQVQNKDGEKFLVMSQTAYQSLTKEQVAAVEKYCEIIYSDLNTIEVNGGGSARCMLAEVFLPKK; encoded by the coding sequence ATGCAAACAACAGATACCGTATTAATGATAGAGCCGATAGCATTCGGTTACAACGCAGAAACTGCAGAAAATAATTATTTTCAGGTTGAACAGACAGGTTCAGATATTCAGTCAAAGGCATTGGCAGAGTTCAATACTTTTGTAGGAAAGCTGAGAAGTAAAGGGATTAATGTGATCAGTATAAAAGACACATTAGATCCCCATACTCCGGATTCTATTTTTCCCAACAACTGGGTGAGCTTTCACAAAGATGGAAAAGTTGTTTTATATCCGATGTTTGCTTCCAACAGGAGAGTGGAAAGAAGGGATGATATTATTGAAACCATCAAAGCACAAGGGTTTGAAGTCGCTGAAATTGATGATTGGTCCTTTCCTGAGACCCAAGGGCATTTTCTTGAAGGTACGGGAAGTATGATCTTCGATCACGATAACAAAATAGCATATGGTTCAATTTCTCTGAGATTAGACGAAAATTTATTCAGAGAATTCTGTGCAAAATATAATTTTACACCGGTCGTTTTCCATTCTTTTCAGACAGTAGGAGCAGAAAGACTTCCCATTTATCACACCAATGTCATGATGTGTGTCGCAGACAAGTTTGTCGTAATCTGCCTTGACTGTATTGATGATGAGTTGGAAAGAGAGAAGGTGATTGAAACCATCAAAAACTCAGGAAAAGAAATCATAGAAATCTCCGAAGAACAGATGCAGCAGTTTGCAGGAAATATGCTTCAGGTTCAGAATAAAGACGGCGAAAAATTCCTGGTAATGAGCCAGACGGCATACCAGTCCTTAACGAAGGAACAGGTAGCAGCTGTTGAAAAATACTGCGAAATTATTTATTCAGATCTTAACACAATTGAAGTAAACGGAGGCGGAAGTGCAAGATGTATGCTTGCTGAAGTGTTTCTGCCAAAAAAATAA
- a CDS encoding citrate synthase produces MSDNKVILNYDGNSYEYPIVDSTIGDRGIDISKLRDQTGLITLDLGYKNTGATISDITYLDGDKGELFYRGYPIEQIAEKSNFTEVMYLLLHGELPTQDQFTSFENNIKKYNFIADEMKKIIDVFPRSAHPMGVLSSMTSALTAFNPKAVNVNSKEEMDHAAELMIAKFSHLCAWTYRKTQGLPLNHGDNNLNYVENFYKMAFRLPNADFEIDPVVVNALDKLLILHADHEQNCSTSTVRMVGSAHTGLFASISAGVSALWGPLHGGANQAVIEMLELIEKDGGDVSKYVAKAKDKGDSFRLMGFGHRVYKNFDPRAKIIKKAADDILKALGIQDKALDIAMQLERVALEDEYFVERKLYPNVDFYSGIIYRALGIPTEMFTVMFALGRLPGWISQWKEMRLKGDPIGRPRQVYQGAQERNYIDIASR; encoded by the coding sequence ATGTCAGACAACAAAGTAATATTGAATTACGACGGTAATTCATATGAATATCCTATCGTGGATAGTACTATCGGAGACAGAGGGATTGATATTTCAAAATTAAGAGACCAGACAGGTTTAATCACTCTGGATTTAGGTTACAAAAATACAGGAGCTACCATTAGCGACATCACTTACTTAGACGGAGATAAAGGGGAATTATTCTACAGAGGTTATCCAATCGAGCAGATCGCGGAAAAATCTAACTTTACAGAAGTAATGTACCTTTTATTACATGGAGAATTACCTACTCAGGACCAATTTACTTCTTTCGAAAACAATATTAAAAAATATAACTTCATCGCAGATGAGATGAAAAAGATCATTGATGTTTTTCCTCGTTCTGCTCACCCTATGGGAGTTCTTTCTTCTATGACCTCTGCATTAACGGCTTTCAACCCAAAAGCAGTTAACGTAAACTCTAAAGAAGAAATGGATCATGCTGCTGAGCTAATGATCGCTAAATTCTCCCACCTTTGTGCATGGACGTACAGAAAAACTCAAGGTTTACCTTTAAACCACGGAGATAACAACTTAAACTATGTAGAAAACTTCTACAAAATGGCATTCAGATTACCAAATGCAGATTTCGAAATCGATCCGGTAGTTGTAAATGCTCTAGATAAATTATTAATCCTTCACGCTGATCACGAGCAAAACTGTTCTACTTCTACAGTAAGAATGGTAGGTTCTGCTCACACAGGCCTTTTCGCTTCTATCTCTGCCGGGGTATCTGCACTTTGGGGCCCACTTCACGGTGGTGCAAACCAGGCTGTTATCGAAATGCTTGAGCTTATCGAAAAAGATGGTGGTGACGTATCTAAATATGTTGCTAAAGCAAAAGATAAAGGAGATAGCTTCCGTCTAATGGGATTCGGACACAGAGTGTACAAAAACTTCGACCCAAGAGCAAAAATCATCAAGAAAGCTGCTGATGATATCCTTAAAGCTTTAGGTATCCAGGACAAAGCTCTTGATATTGCCATGCAGTTAGAAAGAGTAGCACTTGAAGATGAGTACTTCGTAGAAAGAAAACTATATCCTAACGTAGACTTCTACTCTGGTATTATCTACAGAGCATTAGGAATTCCTACAGAAATGTTCACCGTAATGTTTGCTTTGGGAAGACTACCGGGATGGATCTCTCAGTGGAAAGAAATGAGACTGAAAGGAGACCCTATCGGAAGACCAAGACAGGTGTACCAAGGTGCTCAGGAAAGAAACTACATCGATATCGCAAGCAGATAA
- a CDS encoding amidinotransferase, protein MKLNIKNETGRLKSVVLGQPNSLGPVPTLEESYDAKSYYSIEHNIYPKEADIINEMNAFEAVLKKYNVEVLRPSIIQDYNQVFSRDVAFVIDDKMIISNVIADRADEQEAYKSVFEKVAWRKIINLPETAHIEGGDVIVWNDFLFIGTCFSEDYRNYKTARTNEYAIEILKEYFPKKRIIDLELKKNDKVPFEGILHLDCTFNPVGEDKCIIYKNGFVDESDYRLIIDIFGEENCFHINDEEMFEMFPNIFSISPEVVVSDKAFTRMNNHLRNEWGMTVEEIPYREISKMGGLLRCSTMPLVRE, encoded by the coding sequence ATGAAACTAAACATTAAAAACGAAACGGGGAGGCTGAAGTCAGTAGTTCTAGGCCAGCCTAATTCACTGGGACCGGTTCCCACGCTAGAGGAAAGTTATGACGCCAAGTCATATTACTCAATCGAACACAACATTTATCCTAAAGAAGCGGATATCATCAATGAGATGAATGCTTTTGAAGCAGTTTTAAAAAAATATAACGTTGAAGTGCTTCGTCCAAGTATTATCCAGGATTACAATCAGGTTTTTTCAAGAGATGTAGCCTTCGTTATTGATGATAAAATGATTATTTCCAACGTGATCGCCGACAGAGCAGACGAACAGGAAGCATACAAAAGTGTTTTTGAAAAAGTGGCCTGGAGAAAAATTATCAATCTTCCGGAAACAGCACATATCGAAGGCGGAGATGTCATTGTATGGAACGATTTTCTTTTTATAGGAACTTGCTTCAGCGAAGACTACAGAAACTATAAAACGGCCAGAACCAACGAATATGCGATCGAAATTTTAAAAGAATATTTTCCCAAGAAAAGAATCATTGATCTTGAACTAAAGAAGAATGACAAAGTTCCTTTTGAAGGTATTCTTCATCTTGACTGTACTTTCAATCCTGTTGGTGAAGACAAATGTATTATCTATAAAAACGGATTTGTTGATGAAAGTGATTACCGATTAATTATTGATATTTTCGGAGAAGAAAACTGTTTCCATATCAATGATGAAGAAATGTTTGAAATGTTCCCGAATATTTTCTCTATTTCCCCTGAAGTAGTTGTTTCAGACAAAGCATTTACAAGAATGAACAACCATTTAAGAAACGAGTGGGGAATGACCGTTGAAGAAATCCCGTACAGAGAAATTTCTAAAATGGGAGGATTGCTGAGATGTTCCACAATGCCTCTGGTGAGAGAGTAG
- a CDS encoding S-adenosylmethionine decarboxylase — MKPLSSKGLHILLTLETESEDLLLDCSKFLEFTKEILKIQDVEIVGITNHIFDNQSFTAAICLKESHLCIHTWPEYKQLTFDVFLCNYTQDNTSKVERIADDVIKYFKAITIQEHKINR, encoded by the coding sequence TTGAAACCATTATCAAGTAAAGGTTTACATATTCTTCTGACTTTGGAAACAGAGTCAGAAGATTTGTTATTAGACTGCAGTAAATTTCTGGAATTTACTAAAGAAATTCTGAAAATTCAAGACGTGGAGATTGTAGGAATTACCAATCATATTTTTGACAATCAAAGTTTCACGGCTGCCATATGCCTTAAAGAATCTCATCTGTGCATTCACACATGGCCGGAATATAAACAACTGACTTTTGACGTTTTTCTGTGCAATTATACTCAGGATAACACATCAAAAGTTGAACGGATTGCTGATGACGTAATAAAATACTTCAAGGCAATTACTATCCAGGAACATAAAATTAATCGATAA